Proteins encoded in a region of the Pelmatolapia mariae isolate MD_Pm_ZW linkage group LG16_19, Pm_UMD_F_2, whole genome shotgun sequence genome:
- the LOC134646378 gene encoding FAST kinase domain-containing protein 3, mitochondrial-like, which yields MKSLVCLLASVRAASPFPLNCGSVRKRTSVEFGSNTARCLQITRGTDVKLMSEAAVPLLRKRDTGPSWDRAGRRTAPQKAPGAAPRLSPYIPYTNPQSKAAALFDIQSLFEEDVIAELCSRLEAFPRSDRAEGLASLLGACVEFGLEAHSPPVLTLMNECLELLSNRDIGVAQLCRLGEVVCALEGRRSRVLTEVLDCVCAAVEEDVVSPSEAVIVYSLLTRFCEPASQQQTRILSALHTDTRRLVHRLKAGQAVSLVLRLSHRASRVFRAFRDDEIMKVLTALMTLGQHDGELVAAMEKHLPGRLGKCDPELIGAIMEYCVQMRCRSEPLFEAVAENFVHHAENHTTLQIAKQIVAMGRLNYLPQCSSQMFKKLESILSERFSQFQPRSLVDVMHACIHLECFPLNYMTKVFSPHFLQKLQAQGEPLDKNTLGQLTQLHLSTMLECTYYWGPRLPFFLHVKRFSSAGQAFETPMESLLYKQVKGPLVQLLGGTFHSTRMIHGGYTIDVEICLDESGFVLPPSQWDHTYKRVVLCLDDPNHFCTNTRHLLGKEVTKRRHLQRMGMELVEIPYFEFEKLQTEEEQIQYLHDKIFPAVSKFNNQAVNQLNQKSTVRQTSL from the exons ATGAAGTCCTTGGTGTGTCTCTTGGCCTCTGTCAGGGCGGCCTCACCTTTTCCTCTAAATTGTGGTTCAGTGCGAAAACGCACAAGTGTGGAGTTTGGCAGCAACACGGCGCGATGTCTCCAAATTACGCGCGGCACAGACGTGAAGCTGATGAGCGAAGCTGCGGTTCCACTACTGAGGAAAAGAGATACTGGACCGAGCTGGGACCGGGCTGGAAGACGCACAGCACCTCAAAAGGCACCAGGAGCAGCCCCTCGCCTCTCTCCGTACATCCCATATACCAATCCACAGAGTAAAGCAGCTGCTCTCTTCGATATTCAGTCTCTGTTTGAAGAGGATGTCATCGCTGAACTGTGCTCCAGGCTGGAAGCTTTTCCCCGCAGTGACAGGGCAGAGGGACTGGCCTCTTTACTTGGAGCATGTGTTGAGTTTGGCCTGGAAGCCCACAGCCCTCCAGTCCTCACACTGATGAATGAGTGCCTGGAGCTGCTCTCCAACAGGGACATCGGGGTGGCACAACTCTGCCGCCTGGGTGAGGTGGTGTGCGCCCTGGAAGGCCGCCGGTCACGCGTGCTGACAGAGGTGTTGGACTGTGTGTGCGCTGCTGTGGAGGAGGATGTCGTCTCTCCCAGTGAGGCTGTCATTGTCTACTCCCTGCTGACGCGGTTTTGTGAGCCTGCCAGCCAGCAGCAGACCCGAATCCTGTCTGctttgcacacagacacacgaaGGCTGGTCCACCGGCTGAAAGCCGGTCAA GCTGTTTCCCTGGTGCTGAGGCTGAGTCACAGGGCATCGCGGGTCTTTAGAGCTTTTCGTGATGATGAAATCATGAAAGTACTCACTGCTTTAATGACTCTGGGACAGCATGATGGAGAGCTTGTGGCTGCTATGGAGAAACACTTGCCAG GGAGGCTGGGGAAGTGCGATCCAGAGCTAATCGGTGCCATCATGGAGTATTGTGTGCAGATGAGGTGCCGTTCTGAGCCACTCTTTGAGGCTGTGGCTGAAAACTTTGTACACCACGCTGAGAACCACACCACCCTTCAGATAGCCAAACAAATTGTTGCGATGGGGAGGCTCAACTACCTGCCACAG TGCTCCAGCCAGATGTTTAAAAAGCTGGAGAGCATCTTGTCAGAGAGGTTTTCACAGTTCCAGCCTCGCTCGCTGGTTGACGTGATGCACGCCTGCATCCACCTGGAATGCTTCCCTCTCAACTACATGACCAAAGTATTCAGCCCACACTTTCTACAGAAGCTGCAAG CACAGGGGGAGCCACTGGACAAAAACACACTGGGGCAGCTGACACAGCTCCACCTCTCCACCATGTTAGAGTGCACATACTACTGG GGTCCCAGACTGCCCTTCTTTCTCCACGTGAAGAGGTTTTCCTCAGCAGGCCAGGCCTTTGAGACACCAATGGAAAGTCTTTTATACAAACAGGTCAAAGGTCCTCTAGTACAGCTGCTGGGGGGCACATTTCACTCCACCAGAATGATTCATGGTGGATACACTATAG ATGTGGAGATTTGCCTGGATGAGAGTGGATTTGTTCTGCCTCCGTCTCAGTGGGATCACACTTACAAGAG agttgtgttgtgtttggatGATCCAAACCATTTCTGCACCAACACACGACACCTGCTGGGGAAGGAAGTCACAAAGAGACGGCACCTCCAGAGGATGGGCATGGAGCTGGTGGAG AtcccttactttgagtttgagaaACTGCAAACTGAAGAGGAACAGATCCAGTATCTTCACGACAAGATCTTTCCTGCTGTATCCAAGTTTAACAATCAAGCAGTGAACCAGTTAAACCAAAAATCCACAGTGAGACAAACCAGCTTATAA